The Molothrus aeneus isolate 106 chromosome 31, BPBGC_Maene_1.0, whole genome shotgun sequence genome includes a window with the following:
- the LIM2 gene encoding lens fiber membrane intrinsic protein has product MPLGGSLCGASGLALLVAATATPFWAQCRAPGGTASLGLWHGCLGGQCHPHATTPDMAAGGVARVSPRCPHAVSPSPPALLEATRALLLLSVVAAAAGLVLGLPLGTGGARRERERAAGATLLLAGLLALLGLGLGSGGALALLGPPRSSWSFSWSFILAWVAAALLGSAGIFHICSASKDPSPESSEAGGS; this is encoded by the exons ATGCCGCTGGGGGGGTCTCTGTGCGGTGCCAGTGGCCTGGCGCTGCTGGTGGCCGCCACGGCCACCCCGTTCTGGGCACAGTGCCGGGCACCGGGGGGcacggccagcctggggctgtggcacGGCTGCCTCgggggacagtgccacccccaCGCCACCACCCCAG ATATGGCAGCCGGGGGTGTCGCCCGCgtgtccccgcggtgtccccacGCCGTGTCCCCGTCCCCCCCAGCGCTCCTGGAGGCCACccgggcgctgctgctgctctcggTCGTCGCCGCGGCCGCGGGGCTcgtcctggggctgcccctggggaccggcggggcccggcgggaGCGGGAACGAGCGGCCGGGgccaccctgctgctggcag ggctgctggcgCTCCTGGGGCtcgggctgggctctgggggggccctggccctgctgggccccccccgcagctcctggagcttctCCTGGTCCTTCATCCTGGCCTGGGTGGCGGCGGCGCTGCTGGGCTCGGCCG GGATTTTCCACATCTGCTCCGCTTCCAAGGACCCGTCCCCGGAGAGCTCCGAAgctggggggtcctga
- the NECTIN4 gene encoding nectin-4 has translation MEPRGMPGAPVLLLGFLLAVTGGGRVEVPRSVTAVLGQDVVLPCRYRAQEQEQVVQVTWLKRGGAGAAPAEVAVLNPQHGEHVQEPFVGRVLRHGHGDLGDGAIVLRNAVQGDEGDYECHLITFPMGNFEGRLTLRVLVPPLPILNPGPPLEEGQGRTLAASCTAEGSPVPSVRWETEVRGTNATRRSAHARSASVTSEFFLVPGRSMNGKSLTCVVAHPGLRHEKRITHQLSVAYLSDASVLGHTAEWQEGMEGAALTCLGDGNPPPTYNWTRVDAPLPAGVRVKGDTLLFQRPLAVADAGDYVCRVSNRVAAKEARANVSIRGRATEDTVRRVDLVSASVVVVGVIAAVLLCVLVIVVVVMTLYHKRKTQRISEKYEEELTLTRENSIRRLHSSHSSDPRAQLEETLQLRTESRQGSLRGDSLRGDSLRGDSLRGDSLRGTSICSAMSEEPEGRSYSTLSTVREIETQTDVPVVVPAVPAVPPPPGGKEPKEEEEEGGGSGGDPIKAAMTHFVQENGMLQAKPSSNGIYINGRGHLV, from the exons ATGGAGCCCCGCGGGATGCCCGGGGCGCCCGTGCTCCTGCTCGGCTTCCTGCTCGCCGTGACCG GCGGTGGCCGCGTGGAGGTGCCGCGTAGCGTGACGGCGGTGCTGGGGCAGGACGTGGTGCTGCCGTGCCGGTACCGggcgcaggagcaggagcaggtggtGCAGGTGACGTGGCTGAAgcgcggcggcgcgggcgcggCGCCCGCCGAGGTGGCCGTGCTGAACCCGCAGCACGGCGAGCACGTGCAGGAGCCCTTCGTGGGCCGCGTCCTGCGCCACGGGCACGGCGACCTCGGCGACGGCGCCATCGTCCTGCGCAACGCCGTGCAGGGCGACGAGGGCGACTACGAGTGCCACCTGATCACCTTCCCCATGGGCAACTTCGAGGGGCGCCTCACGCTCAGGGTGCTCG TGCCACCGCTGCCCATCCTGAACCCGGGCCCGCCGCTGGAGGAGGGCCAGGGCCGGACGCTGGCGGCCTCGTGCACGGCCGAGGGCAGCCCGGTGCCCTCGGTGCGCTGGGAGACCGAGGTGCGCGGCACCAACGCCACGCGGCGCTCGGCCCACGCGCGCTCCGCCTCCGTCACCAGCGAGTTCTTCCTGGTGCCCGGGCGCAGCATGAACGGCAAGAGCCTCACCTGCGTGGTGGCACACCCCGGCCTGCGCCATGAGAAGAGAATCACGCACCAGCTCAGCGTCGCCT aCCTGTCGGACGCGTCGGTGCTGGGCCACACGGCCGAgtggcaggaggggatggagggggcgGCGCTGACCTGCCTGGGGGACGGCAACCCCCCCCCGACGTACAACTGGACACG GGTGGACGCGCCGCTGCCCGCGGGTGTCAGGGTCAAGGGGGACACGCTGCTGTTCCAGCGGCCGCTGGCCGTGGCCGATGCTGGTGACTACGTGTGCCGAGTGTCCAACCGAGTGGCTGCCAAGGAGGCCCGGGCCAACGTCAGCATCCGGGGACGCGccacag AGGACACGGTGCGCCGCGTGGACCTGGTGTCGGCCTCGGTGGTGGTGGTCGGGGTCATCGCCGCCGTCCTGCTCTGCGTCCTCGTCATCGTCGTGGTGGTCATGACCCTGTACCACAAACGCAAGACACAGCGCATCTCCGAGAAGTA cgaGGAGGAGCTGACGCTGACCCGGGAAAATTCCATCCGGAGGCTCCACTCCAGCCACAGCAGCGACCCCCGGGCACAG ctggagGAGACGCTGCAGCTGCGGACGGAGAGTCGCCAGGGCAGCCTGCGAGGGGACAGCCTGCGAGGGGACAGCCTGAGGGGGGACAGCCTGAGGGGGGACAGCCTGCGTGGCACCAGCATCTGCTCCGCCATG agcGAGGAGCCCGAGGGCCGCAGTTACTCCACGCTCTCCACGGTGCGGGAGATCGAGACGCAGACCGACGTCCCCGTCgttgtccccgctgtccccgcggtgccgccgccgcccggcggGAAGGAGcccaaggaggaggaagaggagggtgggGGCAGCGGGGGGGACCCCATCAAGGCGGCCATGACGCACTTTGTGCAGGAGAACGGGATGCTGCAGGCCAAGCCCAGCTCCAACGGCATCTACATCAACGGCCGCGGCCACCTGGTGTGA